One Trueperaceae bacterium DNA segment encodes these proteins:
- a CDS encoding peptidoglycan DD-metalloendopeptidase family protein, giving the protein MPRQLLALIASLTLSFLLAPLGSAQVELDSSEKQALERDLQRYEALLDDRRRELEAITAALGQTAAQLEKRIAERDAVSSELAAKRREREALVGRIVDLQAQRTETEGRIDALGDRLAQMATRVQDLLLSHYKQRGRRLTASVGTSRTFHELRVRNHYLGLLAQQDADVIAELDAVLGEQRSAKAQLEAQLAELDAAQAALARAEAELDASARRLEQVVAELDATQAGQLIQKQALLEEQGRIERSMGDLNQQLADEIARLRAEEERARAAAAQYAQDRDKQLELQRQADVARSRADALAAPLAPLTSGFVRPFDGAKLVSRFGEGNNSYLGIQAPLINSAVRAVQTGRVTAITYLGANLGYMVALQHANDLVSIYVNLRQPIVGLFDTVEQGTVIGYLGGGTLTRPDVLQFYARRESAGGGPFIDPAPLLGW; this is encoded by the coding sequence GTGCCGCGGCAGCTCCTCGCGCTCATCGCCAGCCTGACGCTGTCGTTCCTCCTCGCTCCCCTCGGCAGCGCCCAGGTCGAGCTCGACAGCTCGGAGAAGCAGGCCCTCGAGCGCGACCTACAACGCTACGAGGCCCTCCTGGACGACCGTAGGCGGGAGCTGGAGGCCATCACCGCCGCGCTGGGTCAGACCGCGGCGCAGCTCGAGAAGCGCATCGCCGAGCGCGACGCCGTGAGTAGCGAGCTGGCGGCCAAGCGCCGCGAGCGCGAGGCGCTCGTCGGGCGCATCGTCGACCTCCAGGCGCAACGCACCGAGACCGAGGGGCGTATCGACGCCCTGGGCGACCGCCTGGCGCAGATGGCGACGCGGGTGCAGGACCTCCTCCTCAGCCACTACAAGCAGCGCGGGCGGCGCCTGACCGCCTCGGTTGGCACGAGCCGAACGTTCCACGAGTTGCGCGTCAGGAACCATTACCTCGGGCTCCTCGCGCAGCAGGACGCCGACGTCATCGCCGAGCTCGACGCGGTCCTGGGCGAGCAGCGCAGCGCCAAGGCGCAGCTCGAGGCCCAGCTCGCCGAGCTCGACGCGGCCCAGGCAGCGCTCGCCCGCGCCGAGGCCGAGCTCGACGCGTCGGCGCGACGCCTCGAGCAGGTCGTGGCCGAGCTCGACGCGACCCAGGCGGGCCAGCTCATCCAGAAGCAGGCTCTGCTGGAGGAGCAGGGGCGCATCGAGCGCAGCATGGGCGACCTCAACCAGCAGCTCGCCGACGAGATCGCGCGCCTCAGGGCCGAGGAGGAGCGCGCGCGCGCCGCCGCCGCACAGTACGCGCAGGACCGCGACAAGCAGCTCGAGCTGCAGCGCCAGGCCGACGTGGCGCGCAGCCGCGCCGACGCGCTGGCGGCGCCGCTGGCGCCCCTCACCTCGGGCTTCGTGCGGCCGTTCGACGGCGCCAAGCTCGTCAGTCGCTTCGGGGAGGGGAACAACTCCTACCTGGGCATCCAGGCGCCCCTCATCAACTCCGCCGTCAGGGCGGTGCAGACGGGCCGCGTCACGGCCATCACGTACCTCGGCGCCAACCTCGGCTACATGGTGGCGCTGCAGCACGCCAACGACCTCGTGAGCATCTACGTCAACCTGCGGCAGCCGATCGTCGGACTGTTCGACACGGTCGAGCAGGGGACCGTCATCGGCTACCTCGGCGGGGGCACCCTCACCCGACCCGACGTGCTGCAGTTCTACGCCCGGCGCGAGAGCGCCGGCGGCGGCCCGTTCATCGACCCGGCGCCGCTACTCGGATGGTGA
- a CDS encoding ABC transporter permease gives MMYAFLQAMRAIRGNWIASVSTITTMTLSLTILVGFSLLSVNLNNALAVLQGELELSAYLADGANVQQLTATVRAWPEVERLDFVGKSQALAEMVADLPSLGRAAGLVENPLPDTFHLRLYDPAQTSLVRLRLEQLPGVAEVDDSSAEVATFLALNDVLRIGGSILIVVLLGAALFAIVNSIRAAITARREEIDVMRLVGASRGFIRLPFLLEGFLLGLISAALALGLAIPGYQVAVMRLSQQFAFVPFVRDPALLGWIAGLLALLATLVGLVGSAIAVSHHLRERQ, from the coding sequence ATGATGTACGCGTTCCTGCAAGCCATGCGCGCCATCAGGGGCAACTGGATCGCCAGCGTCTCGACCATCACGACCATGACGCTGTCGCTCACCATCCTGGTGGGGTTCAGCCTCCTGTCGGTCAACCTGAACAACGCCTTGGCGGTGCTCCAGGGTGAACTCGAGCTCTCCGCGTACCTGGCCGACGGCGCCAACGTCCAGCAGCTCACCGCCACGGTGCGCGCCTGGCCGGAGGTCGAGCGCCTCGACTTCGTCGGCAAGAGCCAGGCCCTTGCCGAGATGGTGGCCGACCTCCCGTCGCTGGGCAGGGCCGCCGGCCTGGTCGAGAACCCGCTCCCGGACACGTTCCACCTGCGCCTCTACGACCCGGCCCAGACGAGCCTGGTGCGACTCCGCCTCGAGCAGCTCCCCGGCGTGGCCGAGGTCGACGATTCCAGCGCCGAGGTCGCCACCTTCCTGGCGCTCAACGACGTGCTGCGCATCGGCGGCTCGATCCTCATCGTGGTGCTGCTGGGCGCCGCCCTGTTCGCCATCGTCAACTCCATCCGCGCGGCCATCACGGCGCGACGCGAGGAGATCGACGTCATGCGGCTCGTGGGCGCGAGCCGCGGCTTCATCAGGTTGCCGTTCCTGCTCGAGGGCTTCCTCCTCGGACTGATCAGCGCCGCCCTGGCACTCGGGCTGGCCATCCCCGGGTACCAGGTCGCCGTGATGCGCCTGTCGCAGCAGTTCGCGTTCGTGCCGTTCGTGCGCGACCCGGCGCTGCTCGGGTGGATCGCCGGCCTCCTGGCCCTGTTGGCCACGCTGGTGGGGCTCGTCGGCAGCGCCATCGCCGTGTCGCACCACCTGCGCGAACGCCAGTGA